The following coding sequences lie in one Pantanalinema sp. genomic window:
- a CDS encoding YajQ family cyclic di-GMP-binding protein, translated as MSKESSFDIVSQVDMPAMTDAIHQANKEIETRFDLKGTGCELTLEKETISVKAPDELKLKNVVDILENRMIKRNIPLKGLEHGKVEAGLGGTVKQTLTIRQGIDKDRAKKITNLIKEKKLKVQAQIQDDQIRVTGKSKDDLQSVIAALKGVDLDIELQYVNYR; from the coding sequence ATGTCCAAAGAATCGTCGTTCGACATCGTTTCGCAGGTCGACATGCCCGCGATGACCGATGCCATCCACCAGGCCAACAAGGAGATCGAGACCCGCTTCGACCTGAAAGGCACCGGCTGCGAGCTGACGCTCGAGAAGGAGACCATCTCGGTCAAGGCCCCCGACGAGCTCAAGCTCAAGAACGTCGTCGACATCCTCGAGAACCGCATGATCAAGCGCAACATCCCGCTCAAGGGCCTGGAGCACGGCAAGGTCGAGGCGGGGCTCGGCGGCACGGTCAAGCAGACGCTGACCATCCGCCAGGGCATCGACAAGGACCGCGCCAAGAAGATCACCAACCTGATCAAGGAGAAGAAGCTCAAGGTCCAGGCGCAGATCCAGGACGACCAGATCCGCGTCACCGGCAAGAGCAAGGACGACCTCCAGTCGGTGATCGCCGCGCTGAAGGGCGTCGACCTCGACATCGAGCTGCAGTACGTCAACTACCGCTAA
- a CDS encoding 23S rRNA (pseudouridine(1915)-N(3))-methyltransferase RlmH, with product MKWSVVAVGRVKESWYRDAIAEYHGRLQHYRPFAMIEVAEERLIPGREAQVMRKEAERIADACPPGLRIALSERGARVTTSQLTDKLAQFEGQGVPHLSFVLGGPQGLDPDFIRSCHWELSLSGLTFPYQLARLVLVEQLYRCETLRRGEPYHKA from the coding sequence GTGAAGTGGTCGGTGGTCGCCGTCGGGCGCGTCAAGGAGAGCTGGTACCGCGACGCGATCGCGGAGTATCACGGCAGGCTCCAGCACTATCGCCCGTTCGCGATGATCGAGGTGGCCGAAGAGCGCCTGATTCCCGGCCGCGAGGCGCAGGTGATGCGCAAGGAGGCCGAGCGCATCGCTGACGCCTGCCCGCCGGGCCTTCGCATCGCGCTGAGCGAGCGCGGCGCGCGCGTCACCACCAGCCAGCTCACGGACAAGCTCGCGCAGTTCGAGGGGCAGGGCGTCCCTCACCTCTCGTTCGTGCTGGGCGGCCCGCAGGGCCTCGACCCCGACTTCATCCGGTCCTGCCACTGGGAGCTCTCGCTCTCGGGTCTGACCTTCCCCTACCAGCTCGCGCGCCTGGTCCTGGTCGAGCAGCTTTACCGCTGCGAGACGCTGAGGCGCGGCGAGCCTTACCACAAGGCTTAG
- a CDS encoding DUF1934 domain-containing protein: protein MKHPVSIRVESRQLDAEGTEARLENRYEGTWYQQDSSDYVVYQDEGVQTTLRWDADEWRLFRRGADLEGFQLFRLEQPTETELRIQTSTLPLKTVTHRMQVTPLPRGRELSLDYTLTSGPDLIGNFTLIIQLTTHEVDETHG, encoded by the coding sequence ATGAAACACCCCGTCTCGATCCGGGTCGAGAGCCGCCAGCTCGATGCGGAGGGCACCGAGGCCCGGCTCGAAAACCGCTACGAGGGGACCTGGTACCAGCAGGACAGCTCCGACTACGTGGTCTACCAGGACGAGGGCGTCCAGACCACCCTGCGCTGGGACGCGGACGAGTGGCGCCTGTTCCGTCGCGGGGCGGACCTCGAGGGCTTCCAGCTCTTCCGCCTCGAGCAGCCGACCGAGACCGAGCTGCGGATCCAGACGAGCACCCTGCCGCTGAAAACCGTCACCCACCGCATGCAGGTGACGCCCCTTCCCCGGGGCCGCGAGCTGTCGCTCGACTACACCCTGACCTCCGGGCCCGACCTCATCGGGAACTTCACGCTGATCATCCAACTGACGACTCACGAGGTGGACGAAACCCATGGCTAA